The window AAAAATCCCTATAGAAACAGTAACCATTACTTACCTACAATAATGGGGCCTGCTTGGGCCTGCCCTAAAAGAGCCTCCTTGTACTTTCTCAAGCTCTCATCTTCCtgatcaatttccaagagTTCAGAGATAGATTTTTCTGGAGGAGGTTTGTAATTGGTGTCTGGCTCTTTGTCCAAATCTTCAGGAGTGGTTACTTGGTCTGTATCAGCCATTGTAAGTTACTAATTTAACAGAGAAGAGTTAATTGTTGTCAGGAGTTGTTGAGAAGATGGAGTGAATTCGAGGTTTGACCAGAGCTTTTGAGGGTAGAACCATATTTACCTCAGTAGATTGAGTTGACATTACGTAGTGACAGACAAAATGATggagaaaaaaagtattttacaaTATGTAGACAGTCGCAGAAGATAACTCTTAGTGTtccttaaattatttataataaccACAGACTTCCAGGcttaattataaacaaataagaAGAGAATTAGATATTAACTGTAACCAAATTAAATTCCGTACAGTGTAAATTAAGTATAGTAATTACATAGCAATGCCAAAAATTTGTGGATACCTAATTAAAAGAGCAATAAGTTTCTTGTCACTTGAAACACGAAAAGCGCCAATTATTCTCTCCAgttttactgaaaataaacACAGAAGTACAAAAGGCAGGGAGATTTGCTGTGAGAAAAGTGGTCTATTTTTAACAGGGCAATAAAATCCTTTTGGTTACAGTGTTTAGAATAATAGTATTAACGGAttaattttactgtttttcGTATAGGAATTCCTAGAAACTATCTCCTGAAACTATAAATTGGAGCTTTTTTCAAGGAGTTTCAGTCACCTTATCAGTATGCAAACCTGGATAACTATTACTCACTTGGTTTTGATAACAAGATCTATAACCACAGGAACTCTTTTTAAGCATACTGCATATCGTATTATAAAAATTCTAGAGTAGATATTGATAGTAAATAAGCTATACTTTATTACCAATTACTTAccttaatagaaaattatgtACAAAACGATGAAAAGGCACTTGAACTGACGATTTCCGGCACGATGGGTGTATGCCCCCTAACCAGCAAATAATCTGGAGAAGTGTGTCGCTTGCGCAGGATCTAAAAATCCTGCAACCTGTGAACATGCGCTCTTGCGCTGAAAGCACCCGTAAGAACTTCCCTTCACTTTTaggcttaattaaaaaaattaaaggtaaGTTTCCGATTTTCACAAATTAGCTCGAATTTATAGATACATATCTtgagaataaaagaaaaataaaacttgcaAAAGGCCAAATTTCTAGCTACAAAatagcgataaaaaaatttgaaaaataactgacatttaaacaaataagcgtcatttgttttaacaaatgaagataaaaatcaatgttaccaacaaaaaatttcacaacTCGACCAGTTTTAAACTTCAACTGCAGCTTTCAACATCGAAAACCCCATAAGCTTGTAATCTGACACCAAACGTCAGAAACATATGTTTTCcagttttatttgaattttcctacgaatattttatattaattttctcaCTGATTAACAATAGTCTAAGTTGATATATTTTGCACCAAGTGCAGGGCCATCCAAGAACAACCCCTAGACAAAACCatgcaaatttccatattcaaatggcttcaattttaatgaaatctgGGTTATTGAGAGGTCGTCTACCCGCCACCTATATCTACAATGCAGTTCGCTACAGAAAGATTGCAGATGAGCAGGAATACAAGGTAAGCCTTTGTATAAAAACatccaaattttaaatataaggtCTCAATAGCGATGCTTCAAAATACTTGAGATTGATGAGTCCAGCGATCACGAACAAATAAGATCTGCTTATCTGGCCCTGGTAAAGAGGTATCATCCTGATAGTGGGACTGAGGAATCGGATGTAAACAAGTTTCACGAagtatgtggtcaaattgaaatatgtggtttatgcTTTGTATTAATGGGTGTTTTAGAGCAAATTCCTATAGATATTTGAAGTGCATGagctgattttttaatttgacagtgggtttaatttcaaatggtATTTATCTTAGTATGAAGGGAGAGTCCTTTCTATTAAACCCTTAAGGGCCTTTTTTGTTTCCTAATCCACTCCCTTTAACTCTATCTGGGTTTTCTCTTTGAACATCTCATCCAAGAGTCCAAGCTTCTCCCAGAGAAGAAAGGCCTGTTTAAACATCCTATGATACCTTGCTTGGGAAAATCAGCTGCTCCTCCAGACTAAGTTATGAAATACATACATTGCCTCTCATCTTAAATTGTATTTGAAGATACAGTATTAACATTAGTGTTTCTCTTAGATTGACCACGCTTTCAAAACTATAATGCTcaaaaattctaaagaaaGATGGGACGTTCCAGAGGAGAGTGACAACATACAGGAACAAGAAATCAAGGTCTCATTTCACCTTTGTTTTTATAATCCAAATAACTAACTATTGAATTTACATATAGCATACAGCTCCGCAACATCGGCAATATTTAAGTCTCGATGGAATAGGCTCTGGTAATCCCTTCCAAAGAGAAAAGCAATACAGTAAAATCAGGGCAATAAAAGCGGCTGACAACGTCTACAAGCACAGAATATCCAAAGTGACCGCAGAAGAACATACTTTAATGGAAAAGGTTcctttaaaacacaaaataaaaaccaagtAGGTTTTTAGGGATGTGCTTATTAAGGGTAAAGTTTAATAGAAATGCGCAGGTATGGGTTTGAGAGATTGGTGGAAGATTTAATTCAGGAATCCATATCAAAGGGagaatttaacaatttaaaaaatttcggaAAGCCTCTGCCGGAGCACACTAACAAAAACCCGTACGTGGATTTCGTTACACATAAACTAAACGAGGTAACTACAACTATTTTTCATCAATAAAACGCAATTTCAACGTCTTTAGGTGCTGATAGATAATGGATTTACCCCGGAGTGGATCTTGCTGCAAAAGGAAATTCGGAAAGAGGCAGCTTTGCTACGCAAACAGTTGTTTGCCGCGAGGCAATATTTCGGTCCATATCCGCTCACGGTCGAGGACAACATTGACTGGAGTGAAAAAGTCTACGAGTTCAAGAAAGTGGTGGATCaaattaacatgaaaattgctaAGTTTAATTTGGTGGTGCCTATCCTCAATAAGCAGATGCTGCTAATTTGTCTGGAAAAGGAGGCTCAAAGGGCAATGATCAGGGGAAACGGGTATGAGGACTTGCGGTACGAAGGGCCTGAGTCGAAAAAACGAGGCAGCAAGAAGCAGCTGCCAGAACCGAgcgaaaatgtaaatatatttaagaTTATCGACTTTATTTTTGGGCCTAAATGAACGTCTATACATGTgtgcaaaattttggaaataattgtttatattgTTAATACACTAGGGTGATAATGAACGCGCTTTCGATAATCTGAGataaaaacaactaaaaattaaggctaatttatttcataatgGTAGTTGTCATTTTAAGATTACTAATTTGTATAATACAATTACACTACagtataaaatatatacaaagcTGATAGTCTGAAATGAGGGTGATATGAATGGAATGATGATAATATGAAAGTAATCTGTGAATTTATAAGATTTAATCGGGAAAAAGTGAAGTTACACAGCattgcacattttcattttagttaagaaaatattgatttccCTCTAATTATCGCCTTATCATCCCGAGGCCAACTAGTTACCAGTGCACTGTTCAACGAGTGgcgaaaataacattttagaTCACTGAGAACACAGTTTACCAAATAAGATGAGCCGAGTTTCCGGTGAGATACAGTATCATGAAAGTTACCTTTTTCTACATGATCGCAGAAAAGATAATTTCCCTACGATTgtgcaataaaataacaagACAAGTTGGCACACGTGCGCTCATAGGAAAAATATACCTATCATGTGTGAAAGTGCCTACCTCGCTCGATTCCTGACTAAATTCTGCTTGACCTTGTTCGGCCACGGCAGTCAGCGTGCGGCGGAGAACCACTTTCCGCACTTGTTAGGTAGATAATAGAATAATCGACTATACcctgaattttcatttttcctaaaCCCCACTTTTAGCTTAGAGCAGACATTCAAAAACCATTACATCAGTAATTAAaggattaaaaataattcaataaaataaatgaagtaATGGTTTTGACCATTTTTAGACCTTCATGTTACACTCCACCTGCATTTAAAATGGAGGTTTTGCGAAATAAGTATGTAAAACTGGGGTGTAGAAAAGCCTTAAGAGCCTGAATGCTTTAAGAACAGGCGGGCTCTAATAATAAAGCACTCAAGAAAATGACTGAGGAAAAAcagtgatttttttacttaactaCACCAAAACTatacataacaaaaaatttaacagcTTTCACTACCTTCGCATATTAAATCCATTTGATCCATCAGGCCCCTTTGGcattcttattaaattttccgtTTCAGATGTTTTAGGCTTTACATCAGGTTTTATTATgcatattctaaaaaaaaattacttaaaaagaaTGTGGCTGACCCaaacaaaatgtaaataatctAAGGAATGTTTGCCAGCAACTGGTAGGTGTTTAAATTggtatgtttttccttcattCCGTTCATATGTTAAATGACGTTAAAACATATCAAATTAAGGTACCAAAACAACCTTTTGCTGGCAGAAATTGCTTCTAATATACTTTATACTCTATTATAACAAATAGCAAAAGCACCTACCTTTCCTCAGGTTTCTCTGAACTAGATTCCCCTAATATCCTAAGGCGTGCCTTGGCATACTCCTGTTCTCTTTGCTGCAACGTCTTCTTTGGCACTGCCATCTTATTATCATTGGTCACAGGAACCCATTTTGGGGGTCTTTTTAAGATCTTAACTGCTGGCTCTGTGGAGACATACTGAGATCGAAGTGCATCATCACCTGTTAATGTCACCGTAATAGGACCTTTGTTGATATTACCATTTATactaaaatggtaaaaatgcaTTAGGTGTCAATACTGGGGAGACACGGTGGATTGTTACCTTCTTTCATCTAAGCTGGGCATAATTAACTGATTGAATTTCTGTTCCAAGACCTAAAAATGCCTCAAAATAACCTCAAATTCTTGGaaactttcactttttatgGAACATATTGCGGGACAATGGATGGAGGGGGCTTTGCTAGGGGACTAAAGAGAGTTGTGTGCTTACGTCCGTCTCTTCAATTTCTTCCCAATTATCAATTTCTAGGGCTTCATCCTGCTGTTTAGCAGCCATGGCTAGCGCCAATTGCCATCCACATGTCAAAATTTTGTAGTGATTTATGCGAAGAAACGCGAATTCAGGCTGGAACCatctttcaacaaaaaaaaactactggCACTGTATCGTCTTCATTTCAACCCTAAATTCGTATAAAACGAGCGTGGGTCTGTAAATAGACAGTTGAAGTGCATCAGAGACCATAGAAGTATAGTACCAGAAGCAAGGAGCGACGAAGAAAAAAGATAGTAATTTGTGTATTGTTGTAGATCGTATCTTGTATCTCACTTCCACTAAGTTGGCGTGCATTATCCTCCATCTGTCGCACTGCTCGGGAACATTTTGGTAGACGCCACCACTGCGTGGGCAAAAAAGCAACACTGTCACGGAGTTGGCAACCCTGGACTTGGCTGTTACAGATGTGTTTTGGTTGACATTTTCTATTTGATTGACAGTAAGCCGCATACATCGTTCCTGCGCAAAACAAACAATGATAACAACAAATCGTGCTTGTCAGCTTAACCATGTGAATCATGATTCAAGGGTTCGAGCATTTCGTAATTTCCCGTCTGATTCATTTCTTTACAGACGTTTGTGCGAGAAATTTCGTGTTGTTTCTTTAGTTCTGTTCCTAAAccttttattcttttttacaGTGATTGTCTAATAATTCTCTTAACTACTGTTAGGAGTTTTCTTCAGGATTTTTTACCGTAAAATAATTCGTGAAAGTATGACTTCCTTAAGGCCTGTATAGGAGGATGTGCCACGATGTTTGTGGCCCGTCTTGGGGCTGAAAATAAAGCAAGGAGGTTGCATTTGCAAGTTTATACCGTATCCTTAACTTATACTTGCAAGAGAATCAACTAGTCTAATTCATATTTGTTCGAATCcaaaacaacttttattaCATAAGAAAATATAGGCTCAACATTTaggtaaaatttctttctaaCATTTAGTATCtacctaaaataaataataaagctTCAAATACCACATAGTAGAGTATcccaataaattattttctgagTTTAAACACACCAGTAACTCCTTTGCGAATGCTTCTATTTTCTGGTGCCTAAAACCAAAAGAGATTACCAAACCTAATAATGCACCAAAGTGTTTTATTTGCAAGTCTGAAT is drawn from Euwallacea fornicatus isolate EFF26 chromosome 7, ASM4011564v1, whole genome shotgun sequence and contains these coding sequences:
- the LOC136340001 gene encoding dnaJ homolog subfamily C member 28 isoform X1, whose amino-acid sequence is MASILMKSGLLRGRLPATYIYNAVRYRKIADEQEYKRCFKILEIDESSDHEQIRSAYLALVKRYHPDSGTEESDVNKFHEIDHAFKTIMLKNSKERWDVPEESDNIQEQEIKHTAPQHRQYLSLDGIGSGNPFQREKQYSKIRAIKAADNVYKHRISKVTAEEHTLMEKVPLKHKIKTKYGFERLVEDLIQESISKGEFNNLKNFGKPLPEHTNKNPYVDFVTHKLNEVLIDNGFTPEWILLQKEIRKEAALLRKQLFAARQYFGPYPLTVEDNIDWSEKVYEFKKVVDQINMKIAKFNLVVPILNKQMLLICLEKEAQRAMIRGNGYEDLRYEGPESKKRGSKKQLPEPSENVNIFKIIDFIFGPK
- the LOC136340007 gene encoding SUZ RNA-binding domain-containing, with the protein product MAAKQQDEALEIDNWEEIEETDVLEQKFNQLIMPSLDERSINGNINKGPITVTLTGDDALRSQYVSTEPAVKILKRPPKWVPVTNDNKMAVPKKTLQQREQEYAKARLRILGESSSEKPEERICIIKPDVKPKTSETENLIRMPKGPDGSNGFNMRR
- the LOC136340001 gene encoding dnaJ homolog subfamily C member 28 isoform X2, which gives rise to MASILMKSGLLRGRLPATYIYNAVRYRKIADEQEYKIDHAFKTIMLKNSKERWDVPEESDNIQEQEIKHTAPQHRQYLSLDGIGSGNPFQREKQYSKIRAIKAADNVYKHRISKVTAEEHTLMEKVPLKHKIKTKYGFERLVEDLIQESISKGEFNNLKNFGKPLPEHTNKNPYVDFVTHKLNEVLIDNGFTPEWILLQKEIRKEAALLRKQLFAARQYFGPYPLTVEDNIDWSEKVYEFKKVVDQINMKIAKFNLVVPILNKQMLLICLEKEAQRAMIRGNGYEDLRYEGPESKKRGSKKQLPEPSENVNIFKIIDFIFGPK